The following coding sequences are from one Ooceraea biroi isolate clonal line C1 chromosome 5, Obir_v5.4, whole genome shotgun sequence window:
- the LOC105285203 gene encoding uncharacterized protein LOC105285203 yields the protein MFRIIARRVPLQGITTISSRTFSAQTSSGSTAQSTANVDVPGLSEHVVKVPNASVGPDASKDKEYKNPEYFCYHVDSFGEAEVELAKYRLPVPSNKKPYP from the exons ATGTTTCGCATAATCGCGAGACGAGTACCATTGCAG GGAATAACGACTATTTCTTCTCGGACATTTAGTGCACAAACTTCAAGCGGAAGCACTGCTCAATCTACTGCGAACGTCGATGTGCCAGGTCTCAGTGAGCACGTCGTCAAAGTACCGAATGCAT CTGTAGGACCTGACGCTTCCAAAGACAAGGAGTACAAGAATCCTGAATACTTCTGCTATCACGTCGACTCGTTCGGGGAAGCCGAAGTGGAATTGGCAAAATACAGACTGCCAGTGCCATCTAATAAGAAACCGTATCCATAG